TATCGCCTCTATCAATTATAAGTCATTCAAATATTGCAAAatgaatattatttaataaCAATGATTTTCATATTGAACAAGTAAAGTTGAGCGATTATTTTATACTCCCTTCATTCAGAATTTGTGAggcaatgcacacatattaagaaaaatattcaaggacataatttgaattatattttcaacTATTGCCCTTTGTAAAATTATAAACATAACTTTGCAAGTAGTGAGATTTatcttttagaaaatataaaactttaataaatgaaagaacaaatatgaaaaaagtttcaaacatctatATTGAACTTTGaccaattcaattatttttaataatgaaaaaatttacttaatatggaatggagggagtattattGGACaagtaaatataattattattccTCTACGCAATGGAGAGTCGTGAATTGAAGCATAGATTAAGGGACTTCTTCGGTCCCAATGTGCAGAAACAAACAGAATAGAAGAAACATTTCTTTCCCCAATAaggttgaattttttaaaaacataaaaataaatcacCAATTCAATACTATAAAAACAGAAAAGAATTCATTTTCAATTTcttagttttaaaaataaatatatattcataCTTCGAGGTCCAGAGACATCATATATGGTTCTTTATTCAATATGAATTAATGTTTTGACATATTTGAAATTCTAGGAATTcagattttttcttttcatcgaATATAGTCAAATCTTGGCAAGGCAGCATTAGCCTTTGGTAGAACTTTCGTTTAGTGGGGTCACTGTTATTGTAGAATAAATGATTACTCACTCTGTCCTCATATCCTTTTCATAATTAAGTGGTATACGTTTCCTAAATGTAACTTCCAAGTTAGATACAACAAGACTAACtatatacttgaattttaggtaAAGAAAAGTCTAGAAAATGAGCTCATGAGACACAAAGGTTTTGTATGTTCAATAttcatttattattaaaataaaataaagtgaagTCTAACCACTACCAGCTTAATTCGCAAGTATAGACTGCAAATAAATTACAGATTAACCAAAAATTATTTCTCACTCCCTCCTACCAACcctaactttatttaaagctaTTACAACACTTACAGTTGTACTGTcaaaatcattttattaatGACGTGTTTACATCAATAATAACATTATCCTAGTTCAGTAGGGGTGTCAAATTGATCCCAAAAACAAATGATCTATCCAATCCATTCACATTTTTATGGATTGAGCCAACATAagataatttaaaattcaataaattttAACTCAGTCAAAGATTACCCATTTTAAAATGATTGTCAACTTAATCCAGTTtaattctcaatttcaatcaattttttatCTTTGCTAAATCGTAGGTTTTTCCCTAATATGCTATATCCATCCAATAGGATTGGATCTCGAGTTTTGAATTGGGACATGTCTTGGATCCCAAGTCAAGGTTGGGAGGTACCGAATCAAGGCTCGGGCTCAAATCATGGATCTCAAATCAAGTTCAGGTTCTAACTCAGATTTGGATCTTGGGTTGAGTTTGGGGTCGGGTTTTGGGTCCCGAATCCCAAAAAAGGTCTTGTATTACGCTGGGGTATCGAGTTGGGATCATGTCTCAAGTTAGCGGTCAGGTCTCAGGTTAGTCTCATGTCTCGGGTCGGAGCTCAGGTCTCAAGTTGGGGTCAGGTCAGAAGTCGACTATCAAGGTCAGGCCTCGAGTATTGGGTCGAGGTCAAGTCTTGAGTCCCGAATCCAAATTAGATCTTGTATTAGGTTGTGGTCTCGGGTTGGGATCAGTCTGGGGTCGGTGGTCGGGTGTCAAATCTCTGGTTGGGGTCGGGTTAGAAGTCGGCAATCAAGGTTGGGTCTCGAGTCCTATGTTGTCTCTCTCTTCCCACGTTGGGTCTCGTGTCCTTGGTCCTAGGTCCTAAGCCAGGGTCGGGGTTCAGGTCTTAGGTTGGGGTCAGGTCTTGAGTCTCGAATCAGGATCGAGTCTCAAAATTCGAGTCAGGGTTGTTAAATAGTCAGCAGTCGGGGTTAGCTCTTTCTTCTTGGTCGAGTTTCTTGTCCCGATTCTTGAGTCGGGTCTCATGTCTCATATTTTGTGCCTTTTTTTCCAGCAAAATTggtcttattttattttaaaaattacatcAGAATGTCAATATTATTTAGATTAACCGAATCATGATCTAATTATGTTCTTAACCTAGTTTAGCCCAAAATAATTTTGTTCGGGTCATGCCCCAattcaatttttattccaaTCCATTTTAACCCCTCTAAGTTCAACCCAACTCGCCCATTTAACACCACTAATCCTAGCACTCTCAATTCCtttatttgtgtatatataaatatagctCGGCAATATTTTTTCATACAAGTCTTCTTCTCACTAAACTTTTTAATATGAAAGTCAACGCAATTTCTGCAGGCTAGTTTGGAGATGTACGTAATAGAATTAATACTTTTGAAAATGGTAGAGATCGAGTAtattaattaagtatataagTAGTTGcatttaaaattaagaaatgataaaagaaaaactagcTAGTACTATAGAGTATTATTTTAAGGAAGAAAGaaatatataagaaaagtgAGTATTAATGGTGAAGATTGTATGGTGGATAGAGGCAGATAGAAATATTGAAGTAAGGTGCAATAAAAGAAAGTGGGGATTGTTGAGAAGACGGGTAGGTTTATTACTCAATTCTTCTGCCCCATATATTAACTCCTTTCATCATTGTAAAAAACAATGTTTAACTCCTTTCAGATGTTGCTTCTCTGACCTCAATCATCATCATGAAACTCAACCAACTCTCTTCCTATGCATTTACTGCATGTGTTTAAAGGATATATGTTTCAGTAGAGGTCATTGTAGTTTCATTTTTTCTAGTAATGGTGGTGTAGTTTCTTTTTCTCTATCTTTCCTCAAAGTTGTTTCCCTTTGAAATATGGTTAGAATTAGGAAGAGAGATCAAAATTCTCTAGTGCTACTACTACTCTtggttttttctttcttctttgtcATGTGTCAAGCACGTAATTTGAACTACACAAAGTATAAGCAAGTCAGCAATATGAGACTTGAAAGGATTCAAAGGCATTTGGACAAAATCAACAAGCCACCTGTCTTCACCATTCAGGTtccatttcttttcttattatcATTAATCATGTCCATTTCTTGTGGAATAGTTACActttataataaaattaattgacAGAGCCCAGATGGAGATATCATAGATTGTGTTCATAAAAGAAAACAACCAGCTTTGGATCATCCTCTGCTCAAGAATCACAAGATTCAGGTATGGAATTTGTTAAACAGTGCAACCCTTACCTCCTCCTTCTTTATGGAATTTGTTGCTCATTTATAGACATTAATATTATTGAAGTACGGCAACGAACCACCTACACGTTTCTTTATGGTGTTTTTTAATGAACAATTGTGAATAGTTGCATAACTCTTTTATACCTAATGCAAACTATTTACTCCATATCTCATATTTTGTCACGAGTGTTAAAGAGGAAATGATCTTCTATAAGCtgtgaataaaagaaaataaccttgttaaaatttcatatattttatttattgatgatctcCTACAAAAAAAGATCATATAATTGAAATAACATTTGTAATGAGTCTACAAAAAGTTCcctatttgaaaaaaaataaacagcAAAAAAGATGTGGTgcaataataatagcaataagcATTTCAACTACCAACCACCCTTACTTTCActttagtttttcttttcttttcttttcttttactcaCAAGCAACAAGTTGTTATATCATCATTAATGAAAAcagattatttttattttattttttaactttaaaatcattgCAATGTAAGTACAGAAGGTTCCACCAGAGTTTCCAAAACTGAAAACGTCGGACGCGGTCAATAGCAAAAGTGCAGTCGTAGATTGGCAAGTGTGGCATCAAAATGGGACACGATGCCCTACAGGCACTGTTCCGATACGGCGGAGTGAGGTTCATGATGTGCTTAGAGCAAAGTCTTTGTATGATTTCGGAAAGAAAAAACGACATGGATTGCCTCTTGCTCGCCATGTTGATGCTCCTGATGTTGTTAGTGGCAATGGTCATGAGGTATGTTTATATGTACCACCTACACTAATTcaaattttccttttaatttctcTTTCGAGGAGCATTTTTTCTGTCCTATTGATAAATTAAACTACTATGTATAACTCATAtttacatttttctcttcttattATGCTAATTTAGGTTGGGGACCCTATTGTTTTTGTCTTAATAGTGTCCCATATTAGTTTttcacttaaaaataaaatggtttTTTTTTTCGGGAACAGatcctacacgaggctcccacctctcgtgcacagtttaaaaataaaatggtagTTTTCCTAATTGCCTATCTTGATTTTGTATAATAACAGATGCTTTATTTTGGATAGCTATTTTTAATAAGTTAGACAATTAATATGGAAACAGAGAGACAAATATTAGCAATTTAGACATATTTTATATTACTTCATCCGTCCCATATTAGTTGTCatgtttattaaaaataattgtctCAAAATAGTTGTTAATTTAAACAATCAAGAGAGAATTAATTATCCTTTTCCAACTTTGCCcttagcattaattattctagaattaaAGAAACATGtaatcagaaaaaaattaaagaactaaTAAGTAGTCTATTAGTCGATTAATGCTTTTAATTAATGTTTTCTTATGAATGGTGCAAAACCTTATtatgacaactaaaattaatgaaacggagggagtacttAATTAGAAGAGATTTTTGACTACTTAACCTTATTTATATTTCCGCTATAATCTCTCCCTATTAAATGTGTGCTCAAGTAGTTATGTATCATCTCCATTAATGAGTATACAATTGTCAAAGTCCTCTTGTCATCATATCAACAAAAATGAGTAGAAGATATAAATAGACACCTAGGAATAAGCTAAATTAACAACTTCAAAAGAAGTGATAACAATCTATAATTAAGGACTTTGTAGTCTtaaagaaaaattatactaaGGATAAAATGGAGAaaacttaattaattttatcttgaacgtttaaaataataaataatttactatttttataaaaagtcAAAGATAGTTAGAGACGGAGAGAGTGATGCATTAAGGAAGAATGtactacatatatatgttgggtagatgattcattaaagaaaaaaatgagtgGTAATTTCAAGGTTATTGATTGTATTTTAGGTAGAGGCGCGCGTTTGTTTACTTATTGTGGTGTAATAATAATGCGCGTTTGTTTTCATATAGGAGTTAGTAGGTATATGTTAATTatgacatatttttaattatagccATATATATAGGAAATGCatggtaaaaaataaaaaatattgtatgtATTATAGCACGCAATAGCCTACACGGGAGGGTCGGAAGACATATATGGTGCAAAAGCAACAATAAACGTGTGGGACCCATCCATCGAAGTGGTGAACGAGTTTAGTCTCTCTCAGATTTGGGTTCTCTCTGGATCTTTTGACGGATCCGATCTTAACAGCATCGAAGCTGGCTGGCAGGTACGTATGTTAAAAatcttatgaaaaaaaaaatactaaatgcTCACCTTTAATTTGCttcttttaatatatttgaaatttctaAAGCTTTGATTCTTCTACTAGTCAGGTTAGTCCGGAGTTGTATGGTGACAGCAGACCTAGATTATTTACATATTGGACGGTTAGCTTTCTCTCCCTTCTTTCCTTTAccctttattcttatttttatttattattcatctCAAACTACCTAATGAATTACTATATTTTACTAGAATATATGTTTGTCCATGCCTTCTATTGTTAATATATGTAAAAATGTTATTCTAAATATAATCATGTGATATATATAGTTGGAACGTTGTTTGCTTTATAGTTAGTAGATTCGtttaataaatacaaaaatcaaaagaatagagtctataataataatatagcaTCTCATGAGAGTATAGAAATATTATCATATGACCTTAATAACGCTACATCAAATTCAAAAGTGAGAATAATATCTAAAGCTAAAAGGGATATAAATACGACTATAAATGTTGTGGAAAGAACCACTATTAAATAAATGCATTGCTTTGGGGCACGGACTTTCATAGCTAGTCATTTATGTtaacttctttattttggggggggggggggttactATCTCAGTTTATTTAGagagatttgatttttttagttttatatttttttgttatagttttttttttttttttttacaattaggaaaagtttattttattatataaaatatttaaaaagttttaTATTCTATTCAATTTATGTGGCTGTAAGAGAACATCTCCTCATTTTATTTACTAGTTTTGAAAGGGGAGAATGAGATCAGTTACCAATAAGTGTTGTAATGGAGGGGGGGACATACTACTCCCTGTTCCATATTGATTGTCatgtatactaaaaataattgtctagttgtcaatttaaataatcaacagagaattaattatcttttttcaaCTTTGCCTTCAAAATTAAGTGTCTGTTTGGAAAGCCACCTAGTAATtagaattggtgtaattaccAGCCTAGTAATTACACAATCTAGTAATTATAATGACTTATTTGTTTGCAAGAATGTAATTACAGTGTAATTACAAGTGTACTGTTTGATTGCACAAGTGCAATCATAatgttatattaaattttaaaaataaaagttaatcatttaaaaatttaaaaattatattagaaaaataaggacctttataaatgatattaattaaatatttaagaaatatattaattaataaacatatgttcttaactaatattataaaaataatttatttatatatttttaattagtatattttaattaatttaatcataaaaattaaaattataagatttttatgaacatcatgaaatgtatgtttgacaaaaatgttaatattataaatatagtgtcataaaattattaaaacatttaacaaaaaaatatactatcaggtttaactaaaaaataaatgatttgcaATGTAAAATATCAAGTTAATActactaaaacaaatgaaactgaaaatatgacataaattctaaattctaaacaaaaaatttaacataatactcttatatcaaattttaacataacgtacataaatatgatttaaaagaaaagaaaaaggtaagtctataaccttatttaataatgaattctactttaatttaaaaattagaatactaacaaaattatgtaaataaaaaaaatagaataataaataaataaagttaagaatgagaaggaaatgaaatataattaataaaaaaataaaaatacatttttagaaaatattataataataaaaatattttttataaaaatagtagaaataaaaaataaattaaaatgaaaaaaatataaatataaataaaagaagaattttaaaaattttcatgtAATTATATggtgtaattacaccaatttctTATTCTCCCTCGAGAATTGAAAGATATAATTACTCACCTTCAATTACACTCAATTCTTCTCttaccaagtaattacttggtcCAACGAACATGATAAAGAGTGTAATTACACCAAATTACACTAAATCGCAATTATATTGTGGCTTTCCAAACAAGCACtaattattttagaattaaaAGTCACGTAAattagataaaaattaaaaaagtaat
This Solanum dulcamara chromosome 1, daSolDulc1.2, whole genome shotgun sequence DNA region includes the following protein-coding sequences:
- the LOC129903287 gene encoding uncharacterized protein LOC129903287 — protein: MVRIRKRDQNSLVLLLLLVFSFFFVMCQARNLNYTKYKQVSNMRLERIQRHLDKINKPPVFTIQSPDGDIIDCVHKRKQPALDHPLLKNHKIQKVPPEFPKLKTSDAVNSKSAVVDWQVWHQNGTRCPTGTVPIRRSEVHDVLRAKSLYDFGKKKRHGLPLARHVDAPDVVSGNGHEHAIAYTGGSEDIYGAKATINVWDPSIEVVNEFSLSQIWVLSGSFDGSDLNSIEAGWQVSPELYGDSRPRLFTYWTSDSYQATGCYNLLCSGFVQTNSRIAIGAAISPVSSIEGNQYDVTILIWKDPKVGNWWMVFGDNTLVGYWPAELFTHLADRATMVEWGGEIVNSRANGEHTSTQMGSGHFADDGFRKASYFRNLEIVDSDNSLTSAQDISILAENTNCYDIKNAYSNEWGTHFYYGGPGRNPQCN